Proteins found in one Leguminivora glycinivorella isolate SPB_JAAS2020 chromosome 22, LegGlyc_1.1, whole genome shotgun sequence genomic segment:
- the LOC125237763 gene encoding uncharacterized protein LOC125237763, whose product MPSGFPREMEGAWGQQFHNEGNNSFPHPLFSKAPINFPNNNYFKPVCYKPISTDVRGNKKAEEFGRFESLHRAWPMFPVENVSGEEERWGCETHLRPKGSKQERRPPHIGHSGPGAKSDTMVARGHPPGNSTHAPTASATLPLYGCVRNWMGCTCGQIDLSRNMEQEPKDMEQQQERDVRSSISNKGARSNTEKFPCTTADRQQDVGCIYPKRRRDKINRAIEPDLSSAHLGGPVENNIVCTVPAGQIQHDCRPTVAETVAPRMAPASSGHFSSIQSLGDTRHRPLRVKKIGSRPKVRLPRPGRSWSKFYRRIQSELGLHPSMAISPAKFDTSSTNTPKQCSGHILIGDAKLDSAILDGRLEVTSDRGPSRDTEIAEGTDRPNNRPNPAKGGEIRTSDLEGWGWGHKLATWSKEEKELLRRGWRRSTIQTYMPAIRRWRKWCDENRVNCRSPSAEEVAQFLAKTYTAENLSYNSMLLQKSAISTYCGQATEVFSSFLVRTALRAIQNSRPIPHKPPIWDCRRVLDWLSNTPAEETIFEAARRSATLLLLASGRRIHDLTLLKVSETQYRDLGDVIQIWPSFGSKTDRGQRRQSGWELRRHISEGICPVTWLRRYVEMSQERRSASLSNLFVSIRGRERPASRTLIGGWVRSVLKDAGIDAPPGSCRSAVASLGWLQERPIEEILQRGNWQSENTFAKFYCREIKEAQERDISRINLFENFSDI is encoded by the exons ATGCCTAGCGGATTTCCAAGAGAGATGGAAGGAGCTTGGGGCCAACAGTTTCATAATGAGGGCAATAACAGCTTCCCGCATCCCCTTTTTTCGAAAGCCCCCATTAACTTTCCCAACAACAACTATTTTAAACCGGTTTGCTACAAACCCATCTCGACAGATGTCAGAGGAAATAAGAAAGCTGAAGAGTTCGGGCGTTTTGAGAGCTTGCACCGAGCTTGGCCCATGTTTCCTGTCGAAAATGTTTCTGGTGAAGAAGAGCGATGGGGGTGTGAGACCCATCTTCGACCTAAGGGGTCTAAACAG GAGAGACGCCCACCGCATATTGGACATTCCGGGCCGGGCGCTAAAAGCGATACAATGGTGGCTCGGGGCCATCCACCAGGCAACAGCACCCATGCACCTACCGCCAGTGCAACACTTCCTCTCTACGGATGCGTCAGGAATTGGATGGGGTGCACATGTGGACAGATTGACCTTAGCAGGAACATGGAACAGGAACCAAAGGACATGGAACAGCAACAAGAAAGAGATGTTCGCAGTAGTATCAGCAATAAGGGCGCAAGGTCGAACACTGAGAAATTCCCATGTACTACTGCAGACAGACAACAGGACGTTGGTTGCATATATCCGAAAAGAAGGCGGGACAAGATCAATAGGGCTATTGAACCTGACCTTTCATCTGCTCACCTTGGTGGACCAGTGGAAAATAACATTGTCTGCACAGTTCCTGCCGGGCAGATACAACACGATTGCAGACCGACTGTCGCGGAGACAGTCGCTCCCAGAATGGCACCTGCTTCCAGCGGCCACTTCAGTAGCATTCAATCTCTGGGGGACACCCGACATCGACCTCTTCGCGTCAAGAAGATCGGCAGTCGTCCCAAGGTACGTCTGCCTAGACCCGGCAGATCGTGGAGCAAGTTTTATAGACGCATTCAGTCGGAACTGGGATTACACCCTAGCATGGCTATTTCCCCCGCCAAATTTGATACCTCGAGTACTAACACACCTAAACAATGCTCGGGGCACATACTTATTGGTGACGCCAAATTGGACTCAGCCATTCTGGATGGCAGACTTGAAGTCACGAGCGATAGAGGGCCCTCTAGAGATACAGAAATTGCAGAGGGTACTGATAGACCTAACAACCGGCCGAACCCCGCCAAGGGTGGAGAAATTAGAACTTCAGATTTGGAAGGTTGGGGGTGGGGCCACAAACTAGCAACCTGGTCTAAGGAAGAAAAGGAGTTGCTGAGGAGAGGATGGAGAAGATCAACCATTCAAACTTATATGCCTGCCATTAGGCGATGGAGGAAGTGGTGTGATGAGAACAGGGTTAACTGCAGATCGCCAAGTGCAGAAGAAGTAGCACAGTTCTTAGCCAAGACCTACACTGCGGAGAATCTCTCTTACAACTCCATGTTACTTCAGAAGTCAGCAATTTCCACATACTGCGGACAAGCAACAGAAGTTTTCTCCAGTTTTTTAGTGAGGACTGCACTTAGGGCTATCCAAAATTCAAGGCCTATTCCACACAAGCCCCCAATTTGGGATTGTAGAAGAGTATTAGATTGGCTTAGCAATACTCCAGCTGAAGAGACCATATTTGAAGCCGCACGAAGGTCAGCCACCTTATTACTTTTGGCTTCAGGTCGCAGAATCCACGACTTAACATTACTCAAAGTATCCGAGACTCAGTATAGGGATCTAGGTGATGTTATACAAATCTGGCCCTCTTTTGGATCCAAGACGGACAGGGGTCAGAGGCGACAGTCAGGTTGGGAGCTACGGCGCCATATTTCTGAAGGTATATGCCCAGTAACTTGGCTCCGTAGATATGTAGAAATGAGCCAGGAGAGAAGGAGTGCGAGCCTTAGCAATTTATTTGTTAGCATCCGAGGTAGAGAACGACCCGCATCTCGGACTTTGATAGGAGGCTGGGTACGATCAGTACTGAAGGACGCAGGTATAGATGCTCCTCCAGGCAGCTGCCGTTCAGCAGTTGCATCTTTGGGTTGGCTACAGGAGCGACCAATAGAGGAAATTTTACAGAGAGGGAATTGGCAAAGTGAGAACACCTTTGCTAAGTTTTACTGTCGAGAGATAAAAGAAGCACAGGAACGCGACATTTCTAGAATTAACCTGTTTGAAaatttttctgacatttaa